The following proteins come from a genomic window of Noviherbaspirillum sp. L7-7A:
- a CDS encoding MFS transporter: protein MAKTATYDGSAAGGPRASTAGDDARNINTRGSHIAPGEIAIGVVIGRASEYFDFFVYAIASVLVFPSVFFPFADKLQGTLYSFILFSFAFIARPIGTVIFMAIQRRYSREAKLTLALFMLGLSTAGIAFLPTYARLGGAALILLSVLRIGQGLALGGSWDGLPSLLALNAPENKRGWYAMLGQMGAPVGFILAGGLFAFLLHSLADKDFLEWGWRYPFYVAFAINVVALFARLRLVSTPEYAHLLDENELQPTGVFEMVGSQGRNILIGALAALASYALFHLVTVFPLSWIQLYSLRDVGDFLVVQIIGAAIALVCVILSGLIADRFGRRNTLGSLAVLIAIFSASVPSLMNGGEFGQNVFVLLGFALLGLSYGQAAGAVTANFPARFRYTGAALTSDLAWLVGAGFAPLVALGLSAHFGLAYVSLYLLSGAVGSLAALSLNRALEIRN from the coding sequence ATGGCAAAAACGGCAACTTACGACGGGTCCGCCGCCGGCGGTCCGCGCGCTTCTACAGCTGGCGACGACGCCCGCAATATTAATACCCGGGGCAGCCACATCGCCCCTGGCGAAATCGCGATTGGCGTGGTGATCGGCCGCGCCTCCGAGTACTTCGACTTCTTCGTTTACGCCATCGCCTCGGTGCTGGTGTTCCCGTCGGTGTTCTTTCCCTTTGCCGACAAGCTGCAGGGTACGCTGTATTCCTTCATCCTGTTTTCCTTCGCCTTCATCGCGCGCCCGATCGGCACCGTGATCTTCATGGCAATCCAGCGCCGCTACAGCCGCGAGGCCAAGCTGACGCTGGCGCTGTTCATGCTGGGCTTGTCGACCGCCGGCATTGCCTTCCTGCCGACCTACGCGCGCCTGGGCGGCGCCGCGCTGATCCTGCTAAGCGTGCTGCGCATCGGCCAGGGCTTGGCGCTGGGTGGCTCCTGGGACGGCCTGCCGTCGCTGCTGGCGCTGAATGCGCCGGAAAACAAGCGCGGCTGGTATGCGATGCTGGGCCAGATGGGCGCGCCGGTTGGCTTCATTCTCGCCGGCGGCCTGTTCGCCTTCCTGCTGCACTCGCTGGCCGACAAGGACTTCCTTGAATGGGGCTGGCGCTATCCCTTCTATGTCGCCTTCGCCATCAACGTGGTAGCGCTGTTTGCGCGCCTGCGCCTGGTGTCCACGCCGGAATATGCGCACCTGCTGGACGAGAACGAACTGCAGCCAACCGGCGTGTTTGAAATGGTGGGCTCGCAGGGCCGTAACATCCTGATCGGCGCGCTGGCCGCGCTGGCCAGCTATGCGCTGTTCCATCTGGTCACAGTGTTCCCGCTGTCCTGGATCCAGCTGTACTCGCTGCGCGATGTCGGCGACTTCCTGGTGGTGCAGATCATCGGCGCGGCCATTGCGCTGGTGTGCGTGATCCTTTCCGGCCTAATCGCCGACCGCTTCGGCCGCCGCAACACCCTGGGCAGCCTGGCAGTGCTGATCGCCATCTTCAGCGCCTCGGTGCCCAGCCTGATGAATGGCGGCGAGTTTGGCCAGAACGTGTTCGTGCTGCTAGGCTTTGCACTGCTGGGCCTGTCCTATGGCCAGGCGGCCGGCGCGGTAACGGCCAACTTCCCGGCCCGCTTCCGCTACACCGGCGCGGCCCTGACCTCGGACCTGGCCTGGCTGGTCGGCGCCGGCTTCG
- the cyoA gene encoding ubiquinol oxidase subunit II translates to MIPSNLRRGLGLLSLILLAGCDMVVMNPSGDIAKQQGQLVVASTLLMLLIIVPVIVLTLLFAWRYRKSNTKARYEPDWDHSTQLELVIWGAPLLIIIALGLLTWISTHLLDPFRPLQRIDENRPLAANVKPLEVQVVALDWKWLFIYPEQGVASVNELVTPVDVPINFKISASTVMNSFYIPALAGQIYAMPGMETQLHAVMNKPGVYDGFSANYSGAGFSHMRFKYHGVSEADFKAWVQKTKAAGGELSRDGYLSLEQPSEREPVRRYGAVAPGLFKAIVNRCVDAKAVCMDEMMAADMQRAKSSVVRKEEHTPGVAVPAGGITGNENSTVPSSSAGPATAPSPSHSMDSKKSHHDRAH, encoded by the coding sequence ATGATTCCATCCAATCTCCGTCGCGGACTCGGCTTATTGTCACTCATATTGCTTGCAGGCTGCGATATGGTGGTGATGAACCCCTCCGGCGACATCGCCAAGCAGCAGGGCCAGCTCGTTGTCGCATCGACCCTGCTAATGCTGTTGATCATTGTCCCCGTCATCGTGTTGACGCTGCTGTTCGCGTGGCGTTATCGCAAGAGCAACACCAAGGCCCGCTATGAGCCCGACTGGGACCACTCCACCCAGCTGGAACTGGTGATCTGGGGCGCGCCGCTGCTGATTATCATCGCGCTGGGCCTTCTGACCTGGATCAGCACCCACTTGCTGGACCCGTTCCGGCCGCTGCAGCGCATCGACGAGAACCGGCCGCTGGCGGCCAACGTCAAGCCGCTAGAAGTGCAGGTCGTGGCACTGGACTGGAAATGGCTGTTCATCTATCCGGAGCAGGGGGTGGCAAGCGTCAATGAGCTGGTGACGCCAGTAGACGTGCCGATCAACTTCAAGATTAGCGCATCGACCGTGATGAACTCGTTCTACATTCCGGCGCTGGCTGGCCAGATCTATGCCATGCCCGGCATGGAGACCCAGCTGCACGCGGTGATGAACAAGCCTGGCGTGTATGACGGCTTCTCGGCCAACTACAGCGGTGCCGGCTTCTCCCACATGCGCTTCAAGTATCACGGCGTGAGCGAAGCCGACTTCAAGGCCTGGGTGCAGAAGACCAAGGCAGCCGGCGGCGAACTGAGCCGCGACGGCTACCTGTCGCTGGAGCAGCCGAGTGAACGGGAGCCGGTGCGTCGCTATGGCGCAGTTGCGCCCGGCCTGTTCAAGGCCATCGTTAACCGCTGCGTCGACGCCAAGGCCGTCTGCATGGACGAGATGATGGCCGCCGACATGCAGCGCGCCAAGAGCAGCGTGGTACGCAAGGAAGAGCATACGCCGGGCGTGGCTGTCCCGGCCGGCGGCATCACTGGCAACGAGAACTCGACCGTGCCGTCGTCCAGTGCCGGTCCCGCTACCGCGCCTTCGCCTTCACATTCAATGGATTCCAAGAAAAGTCACCATGACCGAGCACACTGA
- the cyoB gene encoding cytochrome o ubiquinol oxidase subunit I: MTEHTDLTKLIFGRLSWEAIPYHEPILLVTFAAVVLGGAAILALVTKYRLWGPLWRDWITSIDHKKIGVMYVILGLVMLLRGFADALMMRAQQAMSFGDNAGFLPPHHYDQIFTAHGVIMIFFVAMPLVTGFMNYLVPLQIGARDVAFPFLNNFSFWMTAVGAGLTMASLFVGEFARTGWLAYPPLSGILASPDVGVDYYIWSLQLAGVGTLLSGVNLIATIVKMRAPGMTMMKMPVFTWTSLCTNVLIVAAFPVLTAVLAMLSLDRMVGTNFFTNDLGGNSMMYVNLIWIWGHPEVYILILPLFGVFSEVVSTFSGKRLFGYTSMVYATVVITILSYLVWLHHFFTMGSGASVNSFFGITTMIISIPTGAKIFNWLFTMYRGRIRFELPMMWTVAFMVTFVIGGMTGVLLAVPPADFVLHNSLFLIAHFHNVIIGGVLFGLFAGINFWFPKVFGYKLDTLWGKVSFWCWVIGFYMAFMPGYVLGLMGVTRRMSHFEDTTMQPLFVTSFLGTALIACGIGAMLVQFYVSFRRRESLRDLTGDPWNGRTLEWSTSSPPPDYNFAFTPVVYDNDTWADMKKRNYSRPLKGFQPIHMPSNTAAGFIIAMLSGVVGFALIWQMWLVAGLGFVAMMAAIIIHTFNYKRDFYIPAEQVVRTEEARTRLLESHV; the protein is encoded by the coding sequence ATGACCGAGCACACTGATCTGACCAAGCTCATCTTCGGCCGGCTAAGCTGGGAAGCGATCCCGTATCACGAGCCCATCCTGCTGGTTACCTTCGCCGCCGTCGTCCTGGGTGGCGCGGCGATCCTCGCCCTCGTCACCAAGTACCGCCTGTGGGGCCCGCTGTGGCGCGACTGGATCACCAGCATCGACCACAAGAAAATCGGCGTGATGTACGTCATCCTCGGCCTGGTGATGCTGCTGCGCGGCTTTGCCGACGCGCTGATGATGCGTGCCCAGCAGGCAATGTCCTTCGGCGACAATGCCGGCTTCCTGCCGCCGCATCACTATGACCAGATCTTCACCGCCCACGGCGTGATCATGATCTTCTTCGTCGCCATGCCTCTGGTGACGGGCTTCATGAACTACCTGGTGCCGCTGCAGATCGGTGCGCGTGACGTTGCCTTCCCGTTCCTGAACAACTTCAGCTTCTGGATGACGGCCGTCGGCGCCGGCCTCACCATGGCCTCGCTGTTCGTCGGCGAATTTGCCAGGACCGGCTGGCTGGCCTATCCGCCGCTGTCGGGCATCCTGGCCAGTCCCGATGTCGGGGTGGATTACTACATCTGGTCATTGCAGCTGGCCGGCGTCGGCACGCTGTTGTCCGGCGTGAACCTGATCGCCACCATTGTCAAAATGCGCGCTCCCGGCATGACCATGATGAAGATGCCGGTCTTCACCTGGACCTCGTTGTGCACCAACGTGCTGATCGTGGCCGCCTTCCCGGTACTGACCGCGGTGCTGGCCATGCTGTCGCTGGACCGCATGGTGGGCACCAACTTCTTCACCAATGACCTCGGCGGCAACTCGATGATGTACGTGAATCTGATCTGGATCTGGGGCCACCCAGAGGTGTACATCCTGATCCTGCCGCTGTTCGGCGTGTTCTCCGAAGTCGTGTCGACCTTCTCCGGCAAGCGCCTGTTCGGCTACACCTCAATGGTGTATGCAACGGTCGTTATCACGATCCTGTCCTACCTGGTGTGGCTGCATCACTTCTTCACTATGGGCTCGGGCGCGAGCGTGAACTCTTTCTTCGGCATCACTACGATGATCATCTCGATCCCGACCGGCGCCAAGATCTTCAACTGGCTCTTCACGATGTACCGCGGCCGTATCCGCTTTGAACTGCCGATGATGTGGACCGTGGCCTTCATGGTGACCTTCGTCATCGGCGGCATGACCGGCGTGCTGCTGGCGGTGCCGCCGGCCGACTTCGTGCTCCACAACAGCCTGTTCCTAATCGCGCACTTCCATAATGTGATCATCGGCGGCGTGCTGTTCGGCCTGTTTGCCGGCATCAACTTCTGGTTCCCGAAAGTGTTCGGCTACAAGCTCGATACCCTCTGGGGCAAGGTATCGTTCTGGTGCTGGGTGATCGGCTTCTACATGGCCTTCATGCCGGGCTATGTGCTGGGCCTGATGGGCGTGACCCGCCGCATGAGCCACTTCGAGGACACGACCATGCAGCCGCTGTTCGTGACCTCCTTCCTGGGCACTGCGCTGATCGCCTGCGGCATTGGCGCCATGCTGGTGCAGTTCTACGTCAGCTTCCGCCGCCGCGAGTCGCTGCGCGATCTGACCGGCGACCCGTGGAACGGCCGCACCCTGGAATGGTCTACCTCGTCGCCGCCGCCGGACTACAACTTCGCGTTCACCCCGGTGGTGTATGACAACGACACCTGGGCCGACATGAAGAAGCGCAACTACAGCCGTCCGCTGAAGGGTTTCCAGCCGATCCACATGCCCAGCAATACCGCGGCCGGCTTCATCATCGCCATGCTGTCCGGCGTAGTGGGCTTCGCCCTCATTTGGCAGATGTGGCTAGTGGCCGGCCTGGGCTTTGTCGCAATGATGGCAGCCATCATTATCCATACGTTCAACTACAAGCGCGACTTCTACATCCCTGCCGAGCAGGTGGTCCGTACCGAAGAGGCGCGCACACGTTTGCTGGAAAGCCATGTCTGA
- the cyoC gene encoding cytochrome o ubiquinol oxidase subunit III, translating into MNHNAAVLDARADGEVQFHVTEHHPENGTLLGFWLYLMSDCLVFACLFAAYAVLGRSYAGGPTGAELFDLPLVAMNTALLLLSSITYGFAMLESQKKRLKSTLVWLGITGLLGAGFLGLELYEFSHLIHEGAGPQRSAFLSAFFTLVGTHGLHVTFGIIWLVTLMFQLGRHGLIPENSRRLMCLSMFWHFLDVIWIGVFTFVYLMGVLP; encoded by the coding sequence ATGAACCACAACGCGGCCGTGCTTGACGCGCGCGCCGACGGCGAAGTGCAGTTCCATGTCACCGAGCATCATCCGGAAAACGGCACTCTGCTGGGCTTCTGGCTCTACCTGATGAGCGACTGCCTGGTGTTTGCCTGCCTGTTTGCTGCCTATGCGGTGCTGGGCCGCAGCTATGCCGGCGGCCCGACCGGCGCCGAGCTGTTCGACCTGCCGCTGGTGGCGATGAACACCGCGCTGCTGCTACTGTCGTCCATCACCTATGGCTTCGCCATGCTGGAGTCGCAGAAGAAGCGGCTCAAGTCCACCCTGGTCTGGCTGGGCATTACCGGCCTGCTGGGCGCGGGCTTTTTGGGCCTGGAACTGTACGAGTTCTCGCACCTGATCCATGAAGGCGCTGGCCCGCAGCGCAGCGCCTTCCTGTCGGCCTTCTTCACGCTGGTCGGCACCCACGGCCTGCACGTGACCTTCGGCATTATCTGGCTGGTCACGCTGATGTTCCAGCTTGGACGCCACGGCCTGATCCCGGAAAACAGCCGTCGCCTGATGTGCCTGTCGATGTTCTGGCACTTCCTGGACGTGATCTGGATCGGCGTCTTCACCTTTGTCTACCTGATGGGAGTACTGCCATGA